The sequence ttttttttattacacattcccctatccattcatgtctccatgctttattttgttgagaaattacttttaaaccAGGGAGTAACCAAAGAAATATAAAccaaaagtttaaaacaaacatgATCTACTttactatctatttactaatactaGCAACATGAGGATTAAAAATGATCACTGTTTATTGGGacagtaaagttccactttaaagatgaCATCGGCAAGAGTAAATGTACATATCTAAAGTACTATGATCTAATCTTTACGTCTTTATAAAAGCTGTAATTCGGATTTGTAATGCTGCTTAATCTCTATTGGTACTAATGACAGTCTTTCTTTATGACCTTCTTCTATAAAGGTTCTTGCTCATAATTCAGGATATGACCCACAGGAGACGTTGGTAAAACTTCAGACAGAATATGCTGAAACAGGCCAACTCATTGGTGTAGACTTGAACACAggtaatgtttgtttttttaaccacttttggACCACCCACCATGGATATATGTTGCTACTTTGATGTTAAattaccgttgttatggcagcagatagctgccataaccctgttATTTTTATCTATGGCCTGCGatcctttaaaaataaaagtagTGTCAGTTGCGGATTTgctacaagatcacttttatgggctgcaggagaggtgcctcCTGCCACCTCATGGGTGTCTCCGTCATTTACCGGAGCTGTTGGAATCGGTGGTAACCATCAGATCCCTGGGATGGATGGGCAGGAAGTGGGGTGAGGGCATTGTGGCCCTCACTTGACTATATGCCATGGGGGACTGGAGCGACGTcaacttcttatttttttttttttttcttattgcttttaagtgtaaatgtgagatctgaggtcttgatTTCAGATCTCGCATtaaagatgcatttttttttctattacaagggatgtttacattacttgtgaTGGGAATAAAGTGATccaaatgtatttgttttatagGTACAGTgtaaagttaaaataaaaaaaatgtgaagcgTCTCGTCCCTCTGAGCTCACGCACAGAAGCGAATACATACGCaagtcacacatgtgaggtatcgccacaattgATAAAgcaggagcaataattctagctcaagatctcctttgtaactcaactagtaacctgtagacatttttaaatgtcgccgatggagatttttaagtgccaaGTGTGAGAAAAAGGCTTAGTAACGAAGGGGTTAAAGAGAACTGCAATCATTGTTTCAGATTTGTAGCGTTATTTCTTCCCAGCTACCACGGTTGCTGGTTTACAAGTATCCCTGTGCTACAGAAGTATCCCttaaatcttaaccacttccttagtGAGTTAACATTCATTCATATCGTCGTCATTGGCATGTAGGCACCATTAACAGTGTAAAGAACAGTGCACCCACAAGGGTGAATTGATAAACTTGCTAGCATCCCCTGACCATCATAGTATTGTCTCTAAAATTATATCTTTGTTTCCCCAGTTTTTTACCTATCTGTTATAGTTTAGaaaccatttttgtttttaaaagaatTCAATTAAATATTACAAGTTCCAACCTATTGCCCTCTACCCAaaagttacatttatttttttcccctctctctttAAGGCGAACCAATGGTTTCTTCAGAGGCAGGAGTTTGGGACAATTACAGTGTTAAGAAACAGCTTCTTCATTCCTGGTAATTCTGATGTTTGTGTTTTGTAGTCCATGTAAAGACATTAGTGtgtttttacataatttttttttatatattcgtgactagctgaatacccggcgttgcccggtcttcctatcttaaccttttggggaggaaaatcatagtaatataaatatgcccatcttttatataagggtgtaggtaagggttaatttaactgtcatatatttttatttggcatataagtaatatgtgtacaaggtattattgaaatatctccaggcgtacagaagttatgtgggaacatacatttcccattgatttgcatgggactttaaacaaaaaccccgaccctcacaaatgggggtagttaagggataaattgactatcctatagtttaagtggacatataagtaacatgtgaccaagtgttatcgaaatatgtacagccgtttggaagttatgaagtaacatgtatttcccatagagttgaatgggactttaaaggaaaaccccgaccatggcaaatgggggtgggtaagggttaaaccacctatcctatgtttgttgctgacatataagtaacatgtgtgccaagttttcgtgttaatatctttagccgtttggacgtgatgctggaacatacatacgttgagttttatatatatatatatagattgcttCAACATTTAGAAGGATATCTCACAATTGTAAACCTTTTCTTTAAGACTCATGTAATGTAACTGGCTGTACAGAGAGTGTAAAGAATTTTCAAGAATGACAGTAAAAGCCTTTCTTTACTAATGTAGGATAACTCTTGTTTCTTTTTCAGCACTGTAATCGCAAGCAATATCCTTTTGGTGGATGAGATTATGAGAGCAGGAATGTCATCTCTGAAAGGCTGAATTTAGCATCTTTTCCCCCAACTTTAACAATGGAGTAAATATGCTTATTTCGGGCATCCTGCAAAAGTTCACTGGTTCTGCAAATCAACCCGGTTTTCAAAATCTCATGTCACTTAAAACTGTAAAACAATAGCACCTATTGAAGTTAATTTGACCTAAccttcaaatttttatttatttcattttttttatagcactgaagtATACAAGTTAGCCCTTCCAGTCTTtgtactgaattaaaaaaaaatgcagttatcttttttttttgtggtttcctTTTTGACAATATGTTGGCTGTAACCAACTTTATAGATTTGACGTTTTCTAGGCTGTACAGTAACTTTCCGCAGGGGCTTACCTACAAGATGCTGTACACCCTGGGTACAGCCAGACGTTACCAGTATACAGTTGTCCATATAAATGCTGGGTACGCACAGGTGAAAAAACAGGCAAAGACTTTGGTTCAACAGGAACAGTCCGACTTTCGGCCTGCGTGTACAGCTCCCTTTCCGACAGAAGGCGGTCTCATGACTAGCTTCTGTCAAACAGGCATGGTGGAAATTTGGCATCCGACCAGTGCtcgcacttaggcccctttcacactgggacaggatgtgcggtggcggtttaacggcgctataccgttggtattgcagcggtattcggccgctagcggtgtggtattaacccctgctagctgccgaaaaagggttaataccgccggcaatgcgccgctGCAGAGGCGTATTaccacggtgtcccattgtttttaatgggaaggagcggtatacacaccgctccaaagatgctgcttacaggagatttatttatttattttttttgtcctgccagcgcatcgcctcaatgtgaaagccctctggctttcacatagAGAAGGCTGGAGTAGGAGTATTTCAGGCATTATatatgtgctatttttagcgctgaaatGCTActcattgtgaaaggggccttactggctGGAAGGACTTCCCTTCATTTCGCTGCTCTGATATCTGGTGAGTTGCTCTGATATCTGGTGAGTGGCTGAATGGAAGAGATTGGGTACAATAAGCCTACTTCAAGGTCCTTTTGCATTTCAATTGAATTAAACATCTCATCTCTGTAGTCTTTCGTGCCAGCTACTTTAATCACATGCTGAGACCAGAAGTGGTTTGCTAACTGACACAATACAGTCACAGCAGAATATGTACTGCAAAGGGCAGCACAAAGAAGTGTTAACACGTTACACTGGCTTTCCACAGTCCTTACCAAAAGTAATTTTTGGAGCTCTTGGACACTAAAGGTTtgcagattatttatttttttattaacaaacatgTCGTACTTGCCTCCActatgcagctcattttgcacagagtggcctcgaacagtcttctggggtcccatggtggcTGTCTCAGCTTCTCCCcacctcagataaccccctctgggaagtttTGGGGATAAATGGGTCACGTCTTGCTATAGGTGTGTGCAGTGCAATATAAACCTTGGTGCAGAGAACTAGGGATGCACATATGCTTTAGTTCTCAGGCTTGATGTTCAAAAAAAAGTTATCTGACGCATACGGCTGCTGCTTAACTTGCTCTGGGCATTTTAGCTTAAACTAGAGGGGTTAATTGGTACGAGTTGTTTTCACATTGATTCATTTGCCGGTTTTTATTTTAACGGAGTTCTTTCCAGCTACTGTACAATGGAAACCAAATACAGCAGAAACTGAAGACATGTTTGCCCTTACCTAAAATAAAATTCATGCATTCGCACTCGCCACTTTAATTTCTTTCCATAATTTATTGTATCATAACTGAATTTTAATGTTaacctctgaaatgaaaaattAACCAAGCAAAACTTTCTGTACTTTAATCATCCTCAatctgcatgaatcacttctCAGTCTATGCAGACACCAGGCAATACTTTTGAGATATTTATTTGGGTGTTTTAAGTAATtgtctagtttaaaaaaaaaaaaaacctacatgtatatgaagtgtcagaataggcttgggaggtaagtggttaaggggcacAGAGATGCAGGGCCCTCGTTGTTTGGAATAATTTGTAGTAGGATCTACATGCAAAGTGGGCATTACATATAAAATTGTAGTATTCCTGAAGAATTCACTATGGATTGGAAAGTTCTAGTATAAATAGGCATTTTCCTTTTATACCATTGTCCTAAGATTTGTTCTGGCCTCTTCTTTCTGCTGTTCACATACCACCTTCTGATTTGTGGCTCTTGACCCCTTGTTTAAATCTGGATTAATATCATCTAGCAAGCATTTTCCCTTAACTCTGCGTTCCCTCTgctgatatatttttattttcttgtgtGCAAGTTCCAGTTTCTTTTCAAGTTCCCAGatttttttcttgatttcagcAGGACTTGGAAGGCAATAGGCATGATCATAGTGAGTTGCTGTTTGTTTCTGGCTGTCTGGAGGGTACAGTGGTAGAGGCTGCTGGCCTAATTTTGTAGTGGCTGCTTTCTTTACAAGCGCTATCTGTAGACACAAAAATGATAGGGATTACTTGGGTCTAATTTCCAATCATTGATTAATATTGACTTTCATAGGCAGCAATTGAAAGGGCCCTTTTGGAAAGAAAGTGTTCTGATGATCTGGGTGTCGGGTCTCCTTTGCATCCCAGTGTTTAGTAGGTTACCCTAGCTAGTGATTAATTCAGTACACCCAGCAACTGGGTTGCTAGGTGCAACAAAAATAATTTCCCTTTTTATGGCAAAttgcactttaataaaaaaaaaaagtggtggctGAATAAGAGCAGAGCTAAGGTGcgaaaaagtaaaaaacaggCCAACATTGCTGACCTAAAATGTGTTTATCGACTGGTTGACTTCTTTcagtgtttgagaaaaaaaatgaccgatCACAAATATTTCTGACTGTCCTGATCTCTGTATTGTTCAGGTGTGTGACAAAGTATTAAGGTGAGCCTATTGAGACAGACCACCAGgtacttaccgtatttttcggactataagACACACTTTTTTTCCTCCAAAAATGTGGGGGGAAATGTCCCTGCGTCTTGAACGAATATACTTTGGGCCCCTCCGCTGCCGGGATAATGAATTTTGGCTTTCATTTCCAGGAGCACATATTCAGGGACAATCTCTCCTTCCTTCTTTGTGCATGTTTCCAACCTTTTTCTCCACTCTTCATCACTGAGGAGTAGCACAGTTTTACCTTGAAATCATTTGAAACAATGCATTTCCCTGTGCTGTGCAGAGCTGTACAGAGTACACTGATCAATGATAGATCATTTATTTTCCTGCAGGCAGCCAGTGACTATATTTGCAGCAAAGTGGACTgtgtttttaattaaattaaatgttaTTTGTTAATGACAAtgttcaggctgcatttcatgggcactggtaaatatgttggtacaccatttggttctgattttttttttttttcttgttttcctccttcaaatcctaggtgcgtcttatggtgcaaaaaatacggtacatttctATAAGTTTAATATTGGTAGCTCCTTTAACTTTGTTCTGACTATAACACAGGGAATAAAGGGAAGTAAGCACTGGTCAGGCCCTGTGAGCTTTGatgtaggcccctttcacactggggcggttaatGCAttggcagtaaagcgctgctaattcTATCGTTGCTTTACCATCAATTTCGTGGCACTATTCGGCTGCAGGCAGGACGCTTTTACCCCCACGCTAGCGGCTGAGAGGGTTAAAACCaacgcaaagcgcctctgcagcggcgctttgccagcggtatagccgtagtgccaattcatttcaataggcaggagcaGTATACTGCTAgcagcacttattttttttttttttttttaatactgtcctgctagcgcactgatccagtgtgaaagccctcagtgctttcatactggagagacagcagcggctctttcagtgcctgcaaagcaccccagtgtgaaagatctTTGTGAAGATCTACAATTTGGCAGcggcaaaatacatttttattagtttTCACACCTGTCACCCTAATCTATTGCTAAAAGATATGTAATTTGTATTAAGTCTGCATCTTGTTTCACAAATGTTATTTTATTAGTGCCATCCTGGCTTTTTTTTGGGTACACCTGTTGTGTTCCAACAGCTATACCACACACACATTTCCCTGCACTGTATATTACTTGAAGTAGAGATCTGTTAATAGTAAAACTAATAACAAGATTGGTACAGAGATTTAAGGAAGGCCTGAATCCAAAGTATTTCATGAAAGTAAGTACCCCCTCCTGACCATAGTGCAAATATGTACAAAACTGCTACACATTCCTTTATtaggaaggccccccccccctcccattgaaAGTTGGATTGTGCAAACAGAATGAGAAATTGCATATACTTGAATGCACCTGCTTTCTGGGCACCATGGATAAGTTACCAAAGGGAGCAATAGAAAATGAGATTCATACATGCaaaaatggtggtgggggggggttagaACGACCATCAGCCTGTAAAAACAGACAGTGAAAGGTAATGCGTTTCGTGCTACAGATGGCGCTTACAAGTAGGCATGAACTGTAGTGTGAAATGCGTTAAACTTTCACTGTACCCTacactgatgtgttttttttttttttttttacaagaagctTCAATAAAGGTTGAAATGCAGCAAATTCTAGACTTTCTTCTTTCCTGTATATCTGCAGATGAGCTGTGCTGGCATCTTCACCTTGGTATTGCAATATGTGGATTGTTCTTCTGGAGCAGCTTTGCTGTGAGTTTGAAGGTGCAGAAGACAGCTGGCCATAGCTCAGCCAGCAGAGGGTGCTGCCGCAGCCACTTCTCAATcagataaatatgaaatattgttaACCATATTTTATAATTTCACAGCCAGCAGCTGGACCTCAATGCTGCGTTCCATGTTTTTAATTGCCACCATCAAAACTTGTTGATGAATCTCAATAGCTCAAGCTAATATTTACACAcagtttttcatttaaaaaacaaacttgATATGGCCAATATAACACTGCAAAGGCGAATCAAGGGTAATCAGAATTTGTGTTCTACATGGATGAATTGGCACTTGGATATTTAAGTGACTTGAGGAATCCTTTTTCCTGGGTATTACAGTTCAAATTGCTCATTTTGCCTGCGGTACATGTTCTAACCATAATATGTGCTAGCtttaagaactttttttttttagtctcctGCAAGTTGTAGTGCAAAAGCCTTTAATACCAGTATTCAGTTTGCAATTTGTATACAATTTCTTGTACACGATACTTACTTTTTCTAGCATATGGTTGGGATAGATAAATATTGTGGGTGCAGCATTGACTCTCAAACGCACGGTTTGGCCTGTTCTGTCAAAACATGCTTCGTCAAAATGTTTGGAACATAAAAAGGTGTGCAGACTTGGGCTGAAGTGTTCTCGATTAAGGAGGCTCAGCCAAAATTTTCGTCTCTCTGGGTTTGATGGAAATCTGACAGAAATAAATGGTACAGTAAAGATAATGTTTTGACAAGGTCATTACCAAAGTATCAACGGTGTTGATGAAATGGATTGtatcatgttgtttttttttttttacatataaggtGCATGTAGAAATCCAaccaggacacttacctgcctggagtttgtatgttctgcCTGTGTGGGTCCCCCCCCACgccaaagacatgttggtaggttaattgaaTCCTGTCAAAATTGGTCTTAGTATATGCATGAATGTGAGTTAAGGACCTTAGAGCAGGGcttaaaatttcaagtcctgagctactagccaggcctcaaaggTTACTTGCCACCTGTTGCTCCGCCCCtgaacacgccctcataaattatctcatgaaattactcttaaatgttttatgcagaattaagttataaaaataaatattaataacttCATCCgtttccaccaatgcagcctgcatcCCTCTCAgtgcaggggaagagaggagagcggCTGCCGCCTGGTTGATTAGAGCGCAGGGGTACATGGCTattaaaatgaaagctgttatgtgtTCCCTGCTGCCATATACAGCACCTCcctttgtccgggcactttgatagacagatcacccgtctaaACCTGCGGCCCAAGATGGCTATGAATACAAAATCGTACAATTTAaaaggggatgtttttttttttattatcattttgggTTGGACACCCCTCTATTAGTAGTAAATCCATTCCATGGTCTCCTTGTGAGAAGGAGCAGAGCAGAATAAACTAACATGGCTGCCTCCGTGTACTTGCATAAATACAAccggtattttttatttatttttttcaaatgtgtttacacttagcaaacacatgcagccTAAAATTTGACAATGTCGTTTTACTGgatcttcccaaagaaaaatgTCAATCTTCACAATCGTGTCTCTTGGCAGCAACTATTTTCAAGGTTGAAGCACATGCAAGGCAAATTTTAATCCAAATTATCTGATGATCCCCCTTCAGGATTCATTGAGAATTGCAGCTCCATCCATCGAACCAGATATTGATGTGTTGGTTTATTAAAAACAGTATTGTTCAAGTTTAAGCTCTTTTACTTTTAATATTAGAAATAAATTAGGTTTTATTACTCGGGTACATGATGGATATTTCCCATTATCAAAGCAATAAAAAAGACTACCAACACATTCAAAACAAAAACTTTCTACTTGCCTACCCTGCcgtgggttttgcacagagcggcgcCTATCCTCTCAGGCCCCTGCTCCTCTTCTTGGCACCATAGGAGTGAGCTTCCTAGCAAGGCACACCTGTGGGCTTGATCTCGAGCTGTACTGTCTCTTTGGACACAGACATTTCATCTTGCCCTGCTCACTGGTTTGATCGACAGCAGGGAGAGCTAATGGCTCATGCTGCCTCAGTAAAACCTGATTGGCAAGCAGGAGGAGAGAGTTGCTGCAGACCATCACAGCCATGCATCGAGTAAGGACTCGTGTAAGTGGGATGAGGGGGCAATACTTTTTgcgtaattatttattttaccttttatgcaAGAAAAGCAttgggtaaaaaatgtttaggctttagaaataCTTTAAGGAGATGCTGCTGTCCCCCGTCCAGTGCTGTGGTTCTttctttaagcccaggttcacactgggctgcgggaatgaagctgtgcgagttgagctgaactcgcacaattttatTCTTGCTTGTCAGTCCCCATTTTGGCCGTGATTACAGAGACAGGTTTCTGCacaaatgtcaatgtaaatcacgcTCCAAAATCGCAAatggtacagaaactactttttgattAGGACTGTGCTATTGCAGCAAATGCCGCTGCTTTGACATGTTAAACTGCACCAGTGTGAATTAGGGCTAAAACTGCGTCTCTGGGTGACATAGGGGTGGTATGATGAAATGCTGTTAATAATTATTTCAAAAAATTATCTTAGCCCTTGATAAATCCAATTTGTTACATGCATCCTGTAAAGCGCAACTAAATTTAGCATGGATTAAGTGGGTTCTTGCCGTAATGTGTAACAATGTACAGAATACTTGCACATTAGGGCGCACTTACCTCTTGAAGTGCCCTGCTTGTGGTAATAGGTTCAAGTTCCAGTCGTTGCTTCATCTAATGCTGCCACCATTTCACCTGCTCCCTCTTTCAGGTCCAGTGGCGCTCCTCTTGGCCGCTAACAATATAACTCCTAAGTAGACAGTGCCCAGCAAAGTTTGACAAGGTGTGGTCTGCGTGGATTGATGCCAGGGGTTGAGGTTGGGTTGTGGTCCGTATACTATGCTGTACCTGAACACTAATTGATGTTTCACGTGATCGGTGACGTGTGATTATCACtcgctctgctctgcccccccccccccccccgccccttcccccccccctccgggggGAGCCTGTTTTATCCTATTCCCACTTCTGTTCCCTCAGGCGGCcctggggggggcgggggctggGTATGAATCCTGGTATGAATTCTTGTTTTGTCCCTTGGGATTCGGGGGGGGTTGGTTGGGTTTGGGATATGATGTATCTCCCCCTCATATGGTACTACACTTAGTATTTTATCATGCTCTAAGTTCCTGAGGCGGTCCTGTAACTTTTCTCTTGTATTTGACTGTACCTATATTTCTCTGTGACAATGTAACCTGCTTTGTTCTCTCAATaaaacatctctgttaaaaaaaaaacaatataactcCTATACAATGGAGTTACACCTATGGtcagtttaaagcaggggtctttaAACTATGGACCGCGGGCCAGATATTTTGCCTGGCCTTTCAGGCACTGGAGCCCCCACAACGTGCGGTCTGCCCAGAGAGATCCATTCTCCGCAGACCCCGCTTCATAGAGGGAAACTGGACCAATCTTGGGCACTGTCCAGGGTGGGGGCGGAGACACAGAGAGCCTGTTCAGCATGGGAAAGCGTCACAAGGATTCTCCTCGTGGCTGCCTGTTGATATCGGTAAGTCCAGCGATGCTTCTCTCTCTAATCCCTGTGCACTGgacaggctgcattactgggcacaggtcaggctgtatTACTATTCACTGGAGAGGCTGCTTGC comes from Rana temporaria chromosome 2, aRanTem1.1, whole genome shotgun sequence and encodes:
- the LOC120926636 gene encoding THAP domain-containing protein 2-like codes for the protein MPTTCAAFGCSNNSKRDSHVTFHRFPSNPERRKFWLSLLNREHFSPSLHTFLCSKHFDEACFDRTGQTVRLRVNAAPTIFIYPNHMLEKIALVKKAATTKLGQQPLPLYPPDSQKQTATHYDHAYCLPSPAEIKKKIWELEKKLELAHKKIKIYQQRERRVKGKCLLDDINPDLNKGSRATNQKVVCEQQKEEARTNLRTMV